CTGCGCCGCAACGTGGTGTTCGCCGATCACAGCCTGGCCACCGATACCGTGTTCTCTGAAGTGCATCTGGTGTCGTGCCGCAACGTGCTGATCTATTTCAACCGCGATCTGCAGGACCGCGCGGTGGGCCTGTTCCGCGATGCGCTGGTGCATCGTGGCTTCCTCGGCCTGGGCAGCAAGGAATCGCTGCAGTTCGGTCGCCACCACGATGCCTTCGAGGTCTGTTCGCGCGAGCACCGCCTGTATCGGAAGGTGGCCTGATGGCTGCGCCGGCATGTCCCGCGCTGCTGGTGATCGGCGCGTCGGCCGGCGGTGTTGCCGCGCTGCAGACCGTCCTCGGCGCATTGCCGGCCGGGCTGTCGGCACCGGTACTGGCCGTGCTGCACCTGCCGCGTGACCGCACCAGCCGCATCGCCGAAGTGCTGGCGCCGTACTGCGCGCTGCCGGTGCGCGAAGCCGAGGACAAGCAGCCGCTGCAGCCCGGTTCGGTGACCTTCGCGCCACCGGACTACCACCTGCTGGTGGAGGACGCCGGTTCGCTGGCGTTGTCGGTGGACGCGCCGGTGCTGTTTTCGCGCCCGGCCATCGATCCGCTGTTCGAATCGGCCGCAGCTGTGTTCGGCGCGCGCGTGCTGGCCCTGCTGCTGACCGGCGCCAGCAGCGATGGCAGCGAAGGCGTTGCTGCGGTGC
This genomic interval from Stenotrophomonas sp. 57 contains the following:
- a CDS encoding chemotaxis protein CheB, which gives rise to MAAPACPALLVIGASAGGVAALQTVLGALPAGLSAPVLAVLHLPRDRTSRIAEVLAPYCALPVREAEDKQPLQPGSVTFAPPDYHLLVEDAGSLALSVDAPVLFSRPAIDPLFESAAAVFGARVLALLLTGASSDGSEGVAAVRAAGGHAWLQCPEEAEASMMPASALQYAGADAVLPLELMCRRLKELFA